The Salvelinus fontinalis isolate EN_2023a chromosome 7, ASM2944872v1, whole genome shotgun sequence genomic sequence ACCAGACTCCACTGACCAGGCCCCTGCCTCTGTACCTGCACCATCAGCTGCTCCAGCATCCCACAGCCCGGGCCCTCCAGGGCCAGCAGGGCCTGGCCCAGGGTGCACAGCTGGCCCACGCTCATCTGACCCCTGTCCAGCCGCTCCTGGCTCTCTGACACCAGCCGAACCACCAGCGTGCTCCAGGGGTCCACATAGAGGCGGGTGCAGGCCAGCAGGGCAGACACCAGCCCGGCCTCCGTCAGACGCCCAGAGTCCTGCTCCAGCTGGCAGCACAGGGCCCTGAGAGTGTCCTCTTCCAACACTTTGGGGTCCTTCAGGGAGGTGCCATCCTGCTCTATGTCAGCCACGCGGTGCAGGGCTGCCGCTGCCATGGTGTCAGACATAATCTCCACCGTGCGAAGGAGTCTCAGCACCTGTCTGGAGGAAGAGCAGCTAACCAGGCGGTCATGGAAGGCCTTCTCCTCTGCATCAGTCGGCCGGTGCAGCTGACTCAGACGGAACCTGGGGACTGAGTCTTTGTGGAGGCTGACTGACCCAGTGGTGTAGAAAGGGTCCTTGGTAATGGTGGACAAACTCATCCTTCCACAGTCTGGCTGACTGAGTTTCCGACAGCCCTGCCTCTGGATACAGCGGTCCGCTGAGGTCCATAGACACGCCACACACATGGGCTCCCCTATCGGAACACTCAGGAGTCTGGTGTGACTCAGCTCGCCTGGAGGACAGAGGTGTGCCCCTGTCTGCCTGAGCAGTTGAAGCCTCTGGATCACCTTTAAAGCCATGGCTCTGTTCCAGGACTCAGTAGGCAGTTCCAGCCTGTATGAGCATAGGAGCAGATGGTTAGCTAAGCCTACAAAATTCTGGTAACTAAGTTGACAATAATCACCGCAGTAAGATGGATAGCAAGATGGTTTCCATGGAATGTCCCACTCATTTTGATGTTAGCTTGCTAATtgtggagcggcaggtagcctagtggttagagcgttggactcgcaacgttaaccgaaaggttgcaagatcgaatcctagagctgacaaggtaaaaatctgtcgttttccccctgaacaaggcagttaacccagaccgtcattgaaaatatgaatttgttcgtaactgacttaaataaagtttaaaaaaatatatatacaaatattATTAAGTAACCTTGGCTTGCTGGTGGTTATCAAACCAGCAACTGCACGCAGCATATGCTAACTACGCATACCACGACCTAGCCATACATTAAGCAAATCCATTCAAATGTCAGCATTTTGCGAACTAATGCAGTGCAACCCACCGGAGAGCACAACATGTCATTTTGCCCTTGTGTTAGCTAGCCGTCATGGCTAGAAGGTATACAGATTGTCAACTTAACGTAAAAGGTTTATACTGTTTTGCATTTTAGCAAACTATAACCCCAAACATTTTCATAACCTTAACAATTATCCTAACCTGATACGTTAATTatactaacctgctacgaaaagtcaaatCTGACAAAGGCTGTATTCGTTCTAGTgaacaatttagctagctagctgcaaagcGGAAGTTTGTCATATTATGGGCAATACAATAGATAGCTAGTAAACATGACAATGTCCTACAACCGAGGCAATGAAATTATGAATTTCCTTACTTTATTAAACTAAACAGTTCGCAAGAAGAGTACTAGGTACAGTTTACCTTTCGTGGAACAGGACGCACTGACAAAACAAAAAGTAAAATCCACCCACCGGCAAAGCGTGGTTCCGTAACGAAGGTGCTCATTCGTGATTGGCCCCATTGTAAACCAATAGAGTGGGTAAATCTGTTTTACGAAGCCACTAGGACGCGCTGTAAACCATTTCATGTCAAATGTTACCAAACTAATACTGTACCGAGTGTGGTGATATTTCAAATTATTCAGCAAATCCTCCATATCCTTGATTGACTAAAAGTATCGATGGGGATAAGTACACTGAAAAAGTTTAACTGAACTGTGCATTCAAGGGTGGACCCCCCCATGATGATTTGACCTACATTATCTTCAGAGGCAAAAATCAGGTTGAGGTCATACTACTCTGAATTAACGTGGTTTATTGCAGTTTTTGTATTGatattactgtatatatatttcccCCCATTGATTTGAACAGTATCTAGGCATTTAAAACAAATCCTTTCACATTAGCTGGTGACGTCTTTGACATGCACAGCCACACAAACTAGGTGGAATGAGTAATGTGGGGACATGACATAACAGCCTCAGTGTTAAACAGGAAGACCGCAGAATAAGGTAACCATTAGCTAACTAGACAAATCCACATTCAGACATGTTTATTTCAACAGTCAAATCATTTAAACAGGGTCAAGAATACAAGTTAACCATTTCATTTAAAAAGTTTATTTATTATAAAATGTAAAAATTCAGCTAGACCAGGCCATTAGAGTAACTTAGGCGCTTGCGTCGAGTTGCATTTTCCATAATTTTGATGTCACAGACCAGTACCATGTTTTGGATTTTCACAATCACCAGCCAGCTACATTTCTAATAGATGTTCAAATCTGGCAATACTGAAATGGGAGCTTACAGGTGGGTCTTTCCACAAAAAGTGCCTTTCACGTCCCTTTGGTAGTTTGAGTCAAATTTGTGAACCAAAATTGCATTTTTAAAgcgccctttaatatagaccacatggagaataataAAGCTGAGTTTTTATATGAAGACTAGCTAAAGTGCCAAGAGTCAGTATTTTGACATGTCCCGCCATGCACACCaacttttttattattatttaaaaaccCACTTAACACCAAAAtgtcaccatcattgtaaagcaccatttattttgttgctttgacagtcATCTGAAGATATTTTATTTTATGTGATTAGTGAATCATTTACACTTGTCCCTCATTTAAGGtaaaccctgttacgtgaacttaACTCTCATTTTGACCATTACTCTATAAATATTTTTTCCTAAAGAAACATTGAACGGGTGGGGCATAACATATCAACCCTATGACACAGATTTAAACCATTTtcattcaattgccactccctgttgcacacaagcttccattcccaaCGAAAAGGTGATTTAAGATGAAATAGTCAGCCCTGTTACTATAGTAATGCTTATTTATCATATGGAAAACTTATGAAGATGAACAAGAGGCCTTGACAGAATTGTTCTCTTTTACCAAGTTAGACTTTTCAAAAGGCATtgaattggtggaatgacccagGTATGGTTGATAGCAGTGGTTTCGCCTTGCTTAACATGGGTTTTATAGAACCGAGACATGCAGCAAGATGGTCTAGCTGGGTGTAAAGGAGAAGAGGTGCCAGAGAGAAACCATAATATGACTGTCATGGCTGTGGTCTTAATCGTCCTTATCCTTGGCTCCGTGTTTTAGGATGCGCGTAAACTCCACATAGTTGAAGTTGCTCTTTTTGTCAATGGGAGCCTCCCTGAAGAGCTCATCCACTTCCTCGTCTGTGAAGCGGTCACCCATGGTGGTCAGTAGCTCTCTGAGGTATTCCTCCTGGATGACACCTGAGGACAGAGGGTGATAGACAGGTATGCAAAAATGCCCATGGTACTTTCCTTAGGCGGGTATGCACGAGTTAGGTATTTGTTGAGTCACACCCAACCCATCAGCTGTTTCTGAAATGATCTGCGCAAACAAAGCAACCTGAACACATTTGAGCAAAGTTCACAGAAAGCATCTTTGTATTTACAATCCACTTAAGGAATATGTAGCCCACTCAAGGGTAGTATTTTGAAAGGAAGTTAAGGGTATCGATCCTGTCAAGAAAAAACAAGTGTACTGTGTGTAATTTTATAAGCATGAATTTCCCATATGGACCCATTTCATATTTATTTCAGCCTAAACCCCTAGGAGCTATGGTTTAACCCACAGGTCCAGCTGTTATTGGGACAGCCCACATTACTATCTCAGAAGCTAGTCCAGTCTATCCAGCTGAGTCAGAGATTAGGGATATCTTGAAAAGCAAACAACTCAGGACCTTTGTTCTCTAAACACTGGCATCCATTATCAGCATCTAAAACAGCATGATCTATACAGCCACACAGACCAACATGACATCATTCCCATTAGGCTAAATCCCTAAACTTTTCCCCAAAGACCTTACCTGTACCCTCTTCGTCGAAGCAGGCAAAAGCATTTCTGATGACGTCCTCAGGGTCCGTGCCGTTGAGCTTCTCACCAAACATGGTGAGGAACATGGTGAAATTGATGGGCCCAGGAGCTTCAGTCATCATAGCCTCCAGGTACTCATCAGACGGGTTCTTCCCTGAGAAAGAATCACAGTGCCACATTCGAACAGACTGCAACTCCCTGTTAACAGTAACCTCGTTTTACAACACTGGCATAAATGGTTTCAAGCGTATAAAACACAATGGGAACAGGGTGTAGGGAATGTTGATGGGAAACCGCCTGCTCTTTACTAATGCATGACTGGTATTCTATTGAAACTCTAACACTAGCTGGAAAACACACCCAAACCCAATAGAGACAACTCAGTGCTCTGCCTCAATCTGTCAAACACTTGATCAAGATAACCATTGAAGGGGGAGCTTAACAGCCTAATAAACACTCAAGAGATACCCGAGCACCATACTACAAATCTGGTTGGAGTTAGCGAGTTAATTTCGGTCAGCTCTGGATAACCGGTACCACGAATGTTGCTCACCTTCCAGGTGTATTTCTATGGCAATGAATCCTTCACAACTAACCTGCTCCGGGGCAGGCTAACTAACAGCTAACTCCATTTCTCCTGAATCAAGTGCCTGACCCACAAGTTGAGGACCAATGACATCAGATGCCCTCCCTCTCACCAAGACTGCATCATCCTTCATTTAAGGAAGACTAATGATTTTATAAAATATTCAATGTCATTAGACATCCATCACATTTGAGtatttgctttccaaactgtaTGTCACGCGACAGCATTTTGCGAAAGGGAAACTGACAGCCGCAACCAACCATAGACTgcagttcccattcaagtcaagtCTGGCAGCCAGTGTACTCATGAGTTTATCAGtgaaattgccagggttagaggtttcAAAACACTTCTCTGGATCATATGTTTATGGCCATAACGCAACAAGACTGCATTTCTAAAAGCCCATTTCATAccatagcctgctgaatttgAGAACTAACTTCTTTAAATTTAAAGCAACAGTTTGGCGTTCAACTAGCATGCTAGAGTTAACGACAGGCGGACGAGCAATATCCAGTCGTACGGATGAGGCCTGACCTGGAATGTGAAGCAGCCTAGCTTTATAAAAGCCTGAATAGATCTAGCTTGCGTCATAGTATACAACTCGGGAAATCATTCAGTGCCTCGGTTTCAAATTGAGTGAATTAAACAAAGTCCAAGAGAAAACAAACGGACTGATTTCAGATCAGCAGAAGGGGGTTTCAGGGACAAGCTAAGATACCCACCCAATGAGGCTAGCATGTCGTGCAGATCCTCCTTGTCGACAAACCCATCACGGTTCTGGTCAATCATGTTGAAGGCCTCCTTGAACTCCTGGATCTGAGACTGGTCAAACATAGCGAAGACATTGCTAGTAGCACGCTGGGGGCGCTTCTTGGTGGTCTTTCCCTTTGCCCTTTTGCTCGACATTTTGGCTGTTGTGCGTTTACCTGTAAGGGTCAAAAGAGCATAATCCTGAAGTCAGCAGCCCCACATTTGTAATATCCCAAATAATTTTACTATTTCAAAGCAGATTTAGACAGTGTTCGGATGTCAATGAAGCTCAGTTCCTGGGACAACATCTTATTATACTTAAGAGGCTATGATAAACATATTGAGAGCAGCAGTTACTGGCTCATGCAATTACCCAAAATAAGATTTGACCAGTTACGCACAGCTTTCCTTGGCTATGGGCTAATCTAATTCAGAGACTGGAAAATAATCCCCGGAGGTGTCCTCACTACACTATAAATGGAAATGTTATACTGCTGTTGAAGGCTGTTCTAGTTCCCTTAGCACAGGATAGGAAAAACTGACGTGAGAGAAATTCTGGCAAGTTCAACAACCTCATTCAGAGAGAGGGCCACTGCTTCAATAATAGGCCTCCTACCTAGCTAGTAATAGATGGAGCCAGTGGTCCACACCATTAACTAACTATTATGGCAACAGCACAGGGCAGGATAAGACCGGTTTAGTGATCTAATTTGAGGTTGTGCAATACTGGGTGACTGAAGTCAGACTTAAATTCAATCTGACAcgttagctaacattaaccaTATAAAAGTAGCGGTATGATAAACTATCTACAAACACCAATTGAAATGCCATACTTTGAGAAATAATCGAGTGAAAAGGCAACTTTTAGTTAGCGATACTACGTCATGAATGGACAATGGGGCCTATAAAAACAGATTAATCTAGCTGCCAGCTGTTGCTACTATCAACGCAAGCAGTATCGTAGAAATTAACATACAGCACAAATATCAATTATCCAAAATGTGGAATGGCTATGATAAAGTTACGAGAAAGTTGACGTTGGCGACATTGTTGAGACGATAAAACAATACGAATGCCAGGATGCTCGCTAGCTAGATAATGTATTTTGTTTCGGCAAATCTCGTTACAATACACAGGTATCTAGCGTGCGGTCTCTTGATGCAACTTAAAACAATTTCAACTTGCTAGTTAGAAAAGCATTTTTCTCCCCCTTTAGGAAATACTATGATCTTGGCAGTTAACAAGCCGACTGTTAGCTTATTTACCTAGCCTGCTGACTCCGCTAGTTAAGGCTAAATCATCCAGGAAACAAACACTTCCATATGAAAACCATTGTAGCGTATACATTTCAAACTGTACAGTCAACACTTCAATAGCAGCATGGGATTAGCAAGTGAAATTACGTTTATACGAGCAAATATTAGACCTAGCTACCTGATTCCGAAAAGCTGGATTGTCAGTTAGCCCGTGCTGCCCTCTCACAACCACCGCCCTAACTTCCTTAAATGTTTCCGCACAGGAAATACAGACCAAACTAACTTCAGAAAATGGGGAGGGCTTTAGAATTTCTAaatcatttttatttgatttcaacttttttttttaacagtatAAAAAAAACAATTATATATTTAGATATTTCGTTCATGTACGTTGCTTTGACTATACATAACTTGATGTAATACTTGTAAATCAGTTCAGTTTTACTTGGGTATACCCTCCATTGAAGTTAATGGGGTTTCCTCAAAACACTCCTTTGCTACGTAAACATTCTTGAGATATGCCCAAATACGGAGAAAATAAATGTATCTTCCTGTGCCTTATCATGAGTAAGATAACAATGCTTTGGTGACACCATTCTTATTAGACTAAAACTCCGATGTCCTCAATTTACAAAACATATAGCCTAGCAAATACAATGATCATATaacaaaaatatgttttattgtcacatacaccagataggggccttgaaatgtgttgttttacaaggtcagccatagtagtatggcaGCACTGGAGCAaatgagggttaagtgccttgctcaagggcacattgacagatttcttCACCTTATAGCTCAGTAGCTTAACACATCAATATTTTGATAGTACCCTAAATGTTTTGGAATATCGGTAAATTGACATTTTCACATATGCTCCAGAAATGAAGAATAATGACTGGATGGACAATTATAGATGCTTTGGGGAGAATTTTCATGACATGCCCATTTGGGTCAGAGTGAACAGTTGGTTCCCCGTTGCCGCTTGGAGAAGGTTAATGCTGGAGATCCAAAGCAAGAAAGCTCTATGGGACCCATGATGACTCACTGGTTAAAATGGGCCACAGCAGTAACCTAATGTGGGTTCTCAGTGAACACACACTCCTCAAAGGGAACAAGAGAAGGGGTTTAACAATGTAGACAAGCCACAGGCACATTCAGCATGGAGGAAAAAGGCTTATGATGGCAGCCATGCAATGCAGCTGTGAGACCCTGGCATTTTCAACACTTGTTTATACAACATTGAATAACATTTTAGTTGAGCCCCGCCACCTTTTCATAGGCCAAAGGAAGAGTAAACATAAATAATTATCCCTATGAGTGCTATTTTAGAAATTATTAGTTTGATTGTTCAAGATATGAGCTATTAGTAAAGTTTACAACTATGGCCCAATAACCTTAATGAAAAGGAGTGCATTCTGCCTGCTCCCAAGAGAAGTGGAATTATTCTTAGTTTGTTGAACTGTAAAAAACTATTTTTAATATAGAGTCAGCAGATTGGAACCAGAGACATGTATTTATCTAAACATATACtaaaccctgcaccttagaggctgctgcctatgtacatagacataaaacactggtcactttaataatggaacagtgGTCACTTTATGGACAGTAAATGTAGTATATATGAAGAATACATAAGGTCGAGTAGTATATGTACAGAAGTAGTTATATAgaatgagccttgactagaatacagtatatagatatacacacacacattttagaaCGCCTACTCAAtcaagattttttaaatgttttttgctaaggtgtatgtaaacttctgacttcaactgtacatacagttaaagtcggaagttt encodes the following:
- the LOC129859383 gene encoding myosin regulatory light polypeptide 9 is translated as MSSKRAKGKTTKKRPQRATSNVFAMFDQSQIQEFKEAFNMIDQNRDGFVDKEDLHDMLASLGKNPSDEYLEAMMTEAPGPINFTMFLTMFGEKLNGTDPEDVIRNAFACFDEEGTGVIQEEYLRELLTTMGDRFTDEEVDELFREAPIDKKSNFNYVEFTRILKHGAKDKDD